The bacterium HR11 DNA segment GTCCATGGTCCATGGTCTATGGTCCGTGGTCCGACCTCATCCGCCGGATGGACACCCCCGCCTGCCGGAGCTTCTCTTCCATCCGGACGTAGCCCCGGTCCAGATGATAGACGTTCGTGACGACGGTCGTCCCCCGGGCGATGAGGCCGGCGAGGACCAAGCCCGCCGAAGCCCGCAGGTCCGACGCCGCCACGACCGTCCCCCGCAGGGGGGTCGGGCCGTACACCCGGGCCATCGGCTTGGCCAGCTCGATGTGAGCGCCCATCCGCTGAAGCTCGGCGACGTGGTTGAATCGGTCCGGAAAGATCGTCTCGACGGCCTCGCTGACGCCGGGTGCCTGGGTCATCAGGACCATCACCTGGGCCTGCAGGTCGGTCGGGAACCCCGGATAGGGCTCCGTCGTGACCCGCAGGGGTCGAAAGTCACCGACGCCTCGGGCGTCGACGATGAGCCCGTCGGCCGTCGTCTCGACGACGGCACCCTGCGCCTGCAGAAGCTCCAGCAGAGCCGTCAGATGGGCCGCCCGAGCTGCCCGGAGGACGACCCGGCCCCGCGTCAGGACGGCCGCGACCGCATAGGTCCCCGCTTCGATCCGGTCTGGGATGACCCGGACGGCCGCCCCCCGAAGCGCCGTCGTCCCCCGGATGACGACCTGCGGCGTGCCGGCCCCCTCGATGTCGGCGCCCATCGAACACAAGAGCTCCGCCAGCTGGACGACTTCCGGCTCCCGGGCGCAGTTCCGCAGGACCGTCGTCCCCGGGATGGCCGCCGCCGTCATCATCAGGTGCTCCGTCCCCGTGACCGTCACCTTGGCGAACTCGAAGACGGTACC contains these protein-coding regions:
- the murA gene encoding UDP-N-acetylglucosamine 1-carboxyvinyltransferase, with product MSDVLALEGPSTLDGEIPIAGAKNAALPCMAAALLTPDPVELENVPPVQDVFTLRELLAGLGVDVRVDGDRWTLQAERVTSTAVPPDLTRRMRASFLTLGPLGVRCGSAEVVYPGGCAIGERPVDLHLAGLEALGFEVDQAAARVRIRARRLRGTVFEFAKVTVTGTEHLMMTAAAIPGTTVLRNCAREPEVVQLAELLCSMGADIEGAGTPQVVIRGTTALRGAAVRVIPDRIEAGTYAVAAVLTRGRVVLRAARAAHLTALLELLQAQGAVVETTADGLIVDARGVGDFRPLRVTTEPYPGFPTDLQAQVMVLMTQAPGVSEAVETIFPDRFNHVAELQRMGAHIELAKPMARVYGPTPLRGTVVAASDLRASAGLVLAGLIARGTTVVTNVYHLDRGYVRMEEKLRQAGVSIRRMRSDHGP